The genomic region CGTACGTAGGGTCTTCGATGGACTGGTGCGCGCCGGATATTCTCCCTGGCTCGATGAACACCGCCTACTGCCTGGCCAAGACTGGAAGGCGGAGATCAAAAGCGCCATTCGGAAGAGCGACGTAGTGGTCGTCTTCCTGTCGAAGATGTCGATCACACGGACAGGGTTTGTGCAGGCAGAAATCAAGCACGCCCTTGACGTTGCAGACGAGCAACCAGAAGGGACGATCTTCATCATTCCGCTGCGCCTTGACGACTGTAAGGTCCTTGATCGCATCAGTCAGTGGCAGTGGGTCGACTACTTTAAAAGGGGGGGACGACAACAGCTGCTCCGCGCGCTGCAAACGCGGGCCGCAACCCTTCAGTTTCGAGAGGAGTGACGATGCAGATAGCTCAAACACGTCGAACTCGACGCT from Deltaproteobacteria bacterium harbors:
- a CDS encoding toll/interleukin-1 receptor domain-containing protein: MVVQLGNGFVPDIQGHEDLFPLLMTLERQDGFLEGGDWLTAQTPRKRQHDGMYRSYRIEWDDPNPEMMGSATLVAHPGSLQIFLCHSTGDKGVVRRVFDGLVRAGYSPWLDEHRLLPGQDWKAEIKSAIRKSDVVVVFLSKMSITRTGFVQAEIKHALDVADEQPEGTIFIIPLRLDDCKVLDRISQWQWVDYFKRGGRQQLLRALQTRAATLQFREE